From Apium graveolens cultivar Ventura chromosome 9, ASM990537v1, whole genome shotgun sequence, the proteins below share one genomic window:
- the LOC141687089 gene encoding uncharacterized protein LOC141687089: protein MDPEYVELSSDEDVGLDEKLGFDDSDEDEDWIQELLKEVDRQTNTEDSNESDDVVLVSEVVESPKLKLKICDVGLKEVDAEEEEDDDCVVLDGDPDKPEAVESNLMLDESDELQVVAETGQVACRDYPHPRHLCVKYPFMSTGHEKYCNQCHCYVCDSLAPCLHWDANHCHATDKEEFWKNERKSLKNRYQAAISVPKNFTLSAEMIQMISQSAVSVSFEPAAVSVPFEPAYVSHSQVPGPAMVHACSRPSSFVPGFDHSGQVVPRNRFRPNLVLQHLRSTGNDVIQRDRRGLQVKSPPSVFKRTGPGSPLLSNRRYCLSNQTFRGPYIRVPPPMPMPIPPVHNNIMRWQPFHPQMGSEFNTYQLPAQPNIHANFSNSMPFQPQLSTAPNVMTNHLNISPFQPMMSPLSNTANVFGSSVTQPQVPSQAQYYGNAFLGPTQSQLPFQPVVDSSYTNGAPLEPMLNGQPDFPPNEYQIVQQVDHHGSFLDSIVEDIDLGSVNLTSDTNQEPPSQHQDVGLVSENVTLPHTELDNLFVGSPNLDALNIQYDSWNLGSSDKPVHSPEPDISDSSFFFGL from the exons ATGGATCCAGAGTATGTtgagttaagttctgatgaagATGTGGGCTTGGATGAAAAGTTAGGGTTTGATGatagtgatgaagatgaagattgGATACAAGAGCTACTTAAAGAGGTTGATAGACAGACTAACACTGAGGATTCTAATGAGTCTGATGATGTGGTTTTAGTGAGTGAGGTTGTAGAGAGTCCTAAGTTGAAGTTGAAGATTTGTGATGTTGGTTTGAAAGAAGTAGATGCGGAGGAAGAGGAGGATGATGATTGTGTGGTTTTGGATGGTGATCCCGATAAGCCGGAAGCAGTCGAGAGTAATTTGATGTTGGATGAGTCCGATGAGCTGCAAGTTGTTGCGGAGACAGGACAG GTGGCTTGCAGAGACTACCCCCACCCACGACATCTCTGTGTTAAGTATCCTTTTATGTCCACTGGACATGAAAAATACTGCAACCAG TGTCACTGTTATGTCTGTGACTCTCTGGCTCCATGTCTTCATTGGGATGCTAATCATTGTCATGCCACCGACAAAGAAGAATTTTGGAAAAATGAGAGGAAGTCTTTAAAGAACCGCTACCAAGCTGCCATATCAGTTCCCAAAAATTTTACTTTGTCAGCTGAGATGATCCAAATGATCAGTCAAAGTGCGGTATCAGTTTCATTTGAACCAGCTGCGGTATCAGTTCCATTTGAACCCGCCTATGTATCCCACAGTCAGGTTCCCGGACCAGCAATGGTTCATGCATGTTCAAGGCCGAGTAGTTTTGTACCAGGATTTGATCATTCTGGGCAAGTTGTGCCTAGAAACAGATTTCGGCCGAACCTGGTATTGCAGCACCTGCGCAGTACAGGTAACGATGTTATTCAAAGGGATAGAAGAGGCCTTCAAGTTAAATCTCCTCCTTCAGTGTTTAAAAGAACTGGTCCCGGGAGCCCTCTACTGTCCAACAGAAGGTATTGTTTATCTAACCAAACATTTAGAGGCCCATATATAAGAGTACCTCCTCCAATGCCAATGCCGATACCACCAGTTCACAACAATATCATGAGATGGCAACCGTTTCACCCCCAGATGGGTTCAGAGTTCAACACTTATCAGCTCCCCGCACAACCAAATATTCATGCAAACTTTTCAAATTCCATGCCTTTTCAACCTCAACTATCCACCGCGCCAAATGTTATGACCAACCATCTGAACATTTCGCCTTTTCAACCTATGATGTCTCCTCTGTCGAACACTGCCAATGTCTTTGGTAGTTCAGTCACTCAACCTCAAGTTCCATCTCAGGCACAATATTATGGCAACGCCTTTTTGGGACCAACTCAATCCCAGTTGCCCTTCCAACCAGTTGTTGATAGCAGCTACACAAACGGAGCGCCTTTGGAACCAATGCTAAATGGTCAGCCTGATTTCCCTCCAAACGAATATCAGATTGTTCAACAAGTGGATCATCACGGTAGTTTTCTGGACTCAATTGTTGAAGACATTGACTTAGGTAGTGTCAATCTGACTTCTGATACCAACCAAGAACCTCCATCCCAACATCAAGATGTAGGTTTAGTATCTGAGAATGTGACCTTGCCGCATACTGAACTTGATAATCTTTTCGTTGGAAGCCCAAATCTTGATGCTTTAAACATTCAGTATGATAGTTGGAATTTAGGTAGCAGCGACAAACCGGTACATTCTCCAGAACCAGATATATCAGATTCTAGTTTCTTCTTCGGATTGTAA